The Hyphomicrobiales bacterium genome has a window encoding:
- a CDS encoding DNA-binding transcriptional regulator, GntR family, with translation MAKTEKPDLGEVLAARLLNEIRELRLPVDAHLRSQDIATRLGVSRFPVGLALSLLAEKGVLRHERNRGYFVAQSAPPPPEALGLAHEDRIATAYFRIADEHLRGLLPDQITESELRGRYGLTKAELAGVLARIGNEGWAERRPGYGWSFVHVLTTPESLEQTYRLRLALEPAALLEPGYDLSPELIASCRQAEERLLAGAIETDSADELHERGVRFHETIVGASGNPFFLDTIRRLNRIRRLLSYRSMLDRKRYRTQCEEHLAILDSLARRDQAEAAERLRAHLLHTIENLARIRPLLADAGNSSPKDRPRSSGGRE, from the coding sequence GTGGCGAAGACCGAAAAGCCCGATCTCGGTGAAGTGCTGGCGGCACGGCTGCTAAACGAGATCCGCGAACTGCGCCTTCCCGTCGACGCTCATCTGCGTTCGCAGGACATCGCGACCCGTCTCGGCGTATCACGCTTTCCCGTCGGCCTCGCGCTGAGCCTGCTCGCCGAAAAGGGCGTGCTGCGCCACGAGCGCAATCGCGGCTACTTCGTCGCGCAATCCGCGCCACCGCCGCCTGAAGCGCTCGGGCTCGCGCATGAAGACCGCATCGCCACCGCCTATTTCCGCATCGCCGACGAGCATTTGCGCGGTCTCCTGCCTGACCAGATCACTGAGTCGGAACTGCGCGGGCGCTATGGGCTCACGAAGGCGGAACTTGCCGGCGTGCTTGCTCGGATCGGCAACGAAGGCTGGGCCGAGCGCCGGCCAGGCTATGGCTGGAGCTTCGTCCATGTCCTGACCACGCCCGAAAGCCTGGAGCAGACCTATCGCCTGCGCCTGGCATTGGAGCCCGCCGCCCTGCTGGAGCCCGGATACGACCTCTCGCCGGAGCTGATCGCGAGCTGCCGCCAGGCCGAAGAACGCTTGCTCGCAGGCGCCATCGAGACCGACAGTGCCGACGAACTGCACGAGCGCGGCGTGCGTTTCCACGAGACCATCGTCGGCGCCAGCGGCAACCCGTTCTTCCTCGATACGATCAGACGGCTGAACCGCATCAGGCGGCTGCTCTCCTATCGCTCGATGCTGGATCGGAAGCGCTACCGGACGCAATGCGAGGAACATCTCGCCATCCTCGACAGCCTCGCCCGCCGCGACCAGGCCGAGGCGGCAGAACGCCTGCGGGCGCATCTGCTCCATACCATCGAGAACCTCGCGCGCATTCGCCCCCTGCTTGCGGACGCAGGGAACAGCAGCCCGAAGGACCGACCGCGCAGTTCCGGCGGGAGAGAGTGA
- a CDS encoding C4-dicarboxylate ABC transporter substrate-binding protein: MIARRTVIACLAAMSFAGPTLAQAPAELRIIAPAGPGGGWDTAARSIQQVLTATGHAKSVQVQNVTGAGGTIGLAQFITGSKGDPNQLMVNGITMLGAILTNKAPVTLDQVTPLARLTGDPLVIVVPENSPHKTIKDLAVAIKADPARMIWAGGSAGGADHILAALMAKAAGSDPGKVNYVAFSGGGEALAAMLGGRVTAGVSGYGEFESQIKAGKLRALALSSGKRLEGVDVPTLKELGYDVEVVNWRAVMAAPGITTEQKKELTAVFEKMVKSKEWGEVLKARGWDDYYLAGEPFAAFIKEEQARVGEVLRSIGLVK, from the coding sequence ATGATCGCACGCAGAACCGTCATCGCCTGTCTGGCCGCCATGTCGTTCGCGGGGCCGACGCTCGCCCAGGCGCCCGCCGAACTCAGAATCATCGCGCCGGCCGGCCCGGGCGGCGGCTGGGATACCGCCGCTCGCTCGATCCAGCAGGTGCTGACCGCGACCGGACACGCCAAGAGCGTTCAAGTGCAGAACGTCACCGGCGCCGGCGGCACCATCGGCCTCGCCCAGTTCATCACCGGCTCGAAGGGCGATCCCAACCAGCTGATGGTCAATGGCATCACCATGCTCGGCGCCATCCTGACCAACAAGGCGCCGGTCACCCTCGATCAGGTAACGCCGCTGGCGCGGCTGACCGGCGACCCGCTGGTTATCGTCGTCCCGGAGAACTCGCCGCACAAGACGATCAAGGACCTTGCCGTGGCGATCAAGGCAGATCCGGCGCGAATGATCTGGGCCGGCGGCTCGGCCGGGGGCGCCGACCACATCCTCGCGGCGCTGATGGCCAAGGCCGCCGGCAGCGACCCCGGCAAGGTGAACTACGTCGCCTTTTCCGGCGGCGGCGAGGCCCTTGCCGCCATGCTCGGCGGGCGTGTCACGGCCGGCGTGTCCGGCTATGGCGAGTTCGAAAGCCAGATCAAGGCCGGCAAGCTGCGCGCGCTTGCCCTATCGTCCGGAAAGCGGCTGGAAGGGGTCGATGTCCCAACCCTCAAGGAGCTTGGCTACGACGTCGAGGTCGTCAACTGGCGTGCCGTGATGGCCGCGCCCGGCATCACCACGGAGCAGAAGAAGGAGCTGACGGCCGTCTTCGAGAAGATGGTGAAATCGAAGGAATGGGGCGAGGTGCTCAAGGCGCGCGGCTGGGACGACTATTATCTCGCAGGAGAGCCCTTCGCCGCCTTCATCAAGGAAGAGCAGGCGCGCGTCGGCGAGGTCCTGCGCTCGATCGGCCTCGTCAAATAG
- the acnA gene encoding Aconitate hydratase A → MSTDRPIASFHAASRPFLRVAAAETFGPDFARLPHVFRILVENLLRNAPSPAEREQAMAAMRTWLVHGTSTAEIAFQPGRVLMHDTTCTPALVDVAGMRDALAEAGCDPAQLSPALPVDVSVDHSLGVDVSGSPSAAELNKEREYRRNGERYRFLKWATRALEGVRVHPPGTGIMHTINLEQLATVVTSAPLDGQWLAVPDTLIGTDSHTPMINGIGVLAWGVGGLEAESVMFGMPVMMRLPEVIGVRLTGRLRDGVLATDLALTVTQRLRERGVTGAFVEFFGPGVATLSAGERAVVANMTPEFGASTAYFPIDAATLAYLAQTGRQPQAIALVEAYARAQGLWFDPTAEPRFTDVVTIALDDVETSLAGPFRPQDRVALAAVPATLARLPRPARAAAELPQQPIAIAAITSCTNTSDPRLLVAAGLVARKARALGLQPPPWVKTSLAPGSPAAERFLRRSGLLADLEAVGFAIVGYGCTTCIGNSGPLLPVMEQAVTAGEVLPVAILSGNRNFPGRVHAQVEAGFLASPPLVVAYALAGDAARDLTHEAIATGNGRNICLSDLWPSGAEIDAALGDSLDAHDFRAAFVEAGADESWARLDAPATACFPWDPGSTYLRRPPFARADTPVTLGTYAAHPLLVLGDDITTDHISPAGQTPSASEAGHWLVERGENPRDLNVYASRRGNWEVMLRGLFTNRTVVNRLAPDLPAGSTVHAPSGEVLPLWRATERYRSEGQSIIIVAGERYGTGSSRDWAAKGLGLLGVRAVLAASFERIHRSNLIGMGILPLVFDDAEQGKGLALAPGDRIEIAVPAEALAPRLPTYATLMRTNGTRIAIPLHVAVETQLECETLRAGGMLPLILRRFMPRHGIHPESEAGAPRKRRV, encoded by the coding sequence GTGAGCACCGATCGACCCATCGCCTCCTTCCATGCGGCATCCCGCCCGTTCCTGCGCGTGGCGGCGGCCGAGACATTCGGCCCGGACTTCGCGCGCCTGCCGCATGTCTTTCGCATCCTCGTCGAGAACCTGCTGAGAAACGCCCCCTCGCCGGCCGAGCGCGAACAGGCCATGGCGGCCATGCGCACATGGCTCGTTCACGGCACCAGCACGGCGGAGATCGCCTTCCAGCCCGGCCGGGTGCTGATGCATGACACGACCTGCACGCCGGCGCTGGTCGACGTGGCCGGCATGCGCGATGCGCTGGCCGAAGCCGGCTGCGATCCCGCGCAATTGAGCCCCGCCCTGCCCGTCGACGTCTCGGTCGATCATTCGCTCGGCGTCGACGTCTCGGGCTCGCCCTCCGCCGCAGAACTCAACAAGGAGCGCGAATATCGCCGCAACGGCGAGCGCTACCGCTTCCTGAAATGGGCGACGCGGGCGCTGGAGGGCGTGCGCGTGCACCCGCCGGGCACCGGCATCATGCACACGATCAATCTCGAGCAATTGGCGACAGTGGTGACCTCGGCCCCGCTCGATGGACAGTGGCTCGCCGTGCCGGACACGCTGATCGGCACCGACAGCCATACCCCGATGATCAACGGGATCGGCGTCCTCGCCTGGGGTGTCGGCGGCCTCGAAGCCGAAAGCGTGATGTTCGGCATGCCGGTGATGATGCGTCTTCCGGAGGTGATCGGCGTCAGGCTGACCGGGCGCCTGCGCGACGGTGTTCTGGCCACCGATCTTGCCCTCACCGTCACGCAACGCCTGCGCGAACGCGGCGTGACAGGCGCTTTCGTCGAATTCTTCGGGCCCGGCGTGGCGACGCTATCGGCAGGCGAACGCGCCGTCGTCGCCAATATGACGCCGGAATTCGGCGCCTCGACCGCCTATTTCCCGATCGACGCGGCGACGCTCGCCTATCTCGCCCAGACCGGCCGTCAGCCTCAAGCCATTGCGCTCGTCGAGGCCTATGCCCGGGCGCAAGGCCTCTGGTTCGACCCCACCGCCGAGCCCCGCTTCACCGATGTGGTGACGATCGCTCTCGATGATGTCGAAACCAGCCTCGCCGGCCCCTTCCGGCCGCAGGACAGGGTGGCGCTCGCGGCGGTGCCGGCGACGCTTGCCCGCCTCCCCCGGCCTGCGCGGGCGGCGGCAGAGCTGCCGCAACAGCCGATCGCCATCGCTGCGATCACCAGCTGCACCAACACCAGCGATCCGCGCCTGCTCGTGGCGGCCGGGCTGGTCGCCCGCAAAGCCCGCGCGCTCGGGCTCCAGCCGCCGCCCTGGGTCAAGACCTCCCTCGCGCCCGGCTCGCCGGCGGCCGAGCGCTTCCTGCGGCGGTCCGGCCTGCTGGCCGATCTCGAAGCGGTCGGCTTCGCCATCGTCGGTTATGGCTGCACGACCTGCATCGGCAATTCCGGGCCGCTGCTGCCGGTGATGGAACAGGCGGTCACGGCAGGTGAAGTCCTGCCCGTCGCCATTCTCTCGGGTAATCGCAACTTTCCCGGCCGCGTCCATGCACAGGTCGAAGCGGGCTTCCTCGCCTCGCCGCCTCTCGTCGTCGCCTATGCGCTGGCGGGCGACGCCGCACGCGACCTGACGCACGAGGCCATCGCAACGGGGAACGGCCGGAATATTTGCCTCTCCGACCTTTGGCCGAGCGGAGCGGAGATCGACGCCGCACTCGGCGACAGCCTCGACGCCCATGACTTTCGCGCCGCCTTCGTCGAAGCCGGTGCGGATGAAAGCTGGGCACGCCTCGATGCGCCCGCAACGGCGTGTTTTCCATGGGATCCCGGCTCGACCTATCTGCGCCGTCCGCCCTTCGCGCGAGCCGATACGCCGGTCACGCTCGGCACCTATGCGGCCCATCCCCTGCTCGTGCTGGGGGACGACATCACGACCGACCACATCTCGCCAGCGGGCCAGACACCCTCCGCGAGCGAGGCCGGGCACTGGCTGGTCGAGCGCGGCGAGAACCCGCGCGACCTCAACGTCTACGCCTCCCGCCGCGGCAACTGGGAGGTGATGCTGCGCGGGCTGTTCACCAACCGCACCGTGGTGAACCGGCTCGCCCCCGATCTGCCTGCCGGCTCCACCGTGCATGCGCCAAGCGGCGAGGTCCTGCCGCTCTGGCGCGCCACCGAGCGCTATCGCAGCGAAGGGCAATCCATCATCATCGTCGCCGGCGAACGCTACGGCACCGGCTCCTCGCGTGACTGGGCCGCGAAGGGCCTCGGCCTGCTCGGCGTGCGCGCCGTGCTCGCCGCGAGCTTCGAGCGCATCCACCGCTCCAACCTGATCGGCATGGGCATCCTGCCACTCGTCTTCGACGATGCCGAGCAGGGCAAGGGTCTGGCGCTGGCGCCGGGCGACCGCATCGAGATTGCAGTGCCCGCCGAGGCGCTGGCGCCACGCCTTCCGACGTATGCCACGCTGATGCGGACAAATGGAACCCGCATCGCCATTCCGCTGCATGTCGCGGTCGAGACGCAGCTCGAATGCGAGACCCTGCGGGCCGGCGGGATGCTGCCGCTGATCCTGCGGCGCTTCATGCCGCGACACGGAATTCACCCGGAAAGTGAAGCGGGAGCCCCGCGGAAACGCCGCGTCTGA
- the mmgC gene encoding Acyl-CoA dehydrogenase encodes MHPPLLDAEIYGQIRDTARRFAEDVVRPVAGDLDRDETFPAEIYRQMGELGLFGITVPEEHGGAGLDSFAYAIVMEELSRGYASVADQCGLVELIGTLLTRYGTPEQLKRLPDILSGKTRVAYCLTEAEAGSDLSNVRTTARETGDGYVIDGGKLWIHNAPVADLGFVLASTDPAAGHRGMSIFLVDLHAPGVSRGPKEHKMGQRASQVGALIFDGVTVPREALLGPKGRGFHIMMSVLEKGRVGIASLAVGIAQAGLEAALAYARDRRQFGKPILDNQGLQWMLADMAKDIAAARALVERAALLIDHEKPATSASSMAKCFASDMAVTQTANAVQIFGGSGYIRGFEVERLYRDAKITQIYEGTNQIQRTIIARELIKTGA; translated from the coding sequence ATGCACCCGCCCCTGCTCGATGCCGAGATCTACGGCCAGATCCGCGACACCGCCCGGCGCTTCGCCGAAGACGTGGTCAGGCCCGTCGCCGGCGACCTCGACCGCGACGAGACGTTTCCCGCCGAGATCTACAGGCAGATGGGCGAGCTCGGGCTATTCGGCATCACGGTGCCGGAGGAGCATGGCGGCGCCGGGCTCGACAGCTTCGCCTATGCGATCGTGATGGAGGAATTGTCGCGCGGCTATGCCTCGGTCGCCGATCAGTGCGGCCTGGTCGAACTGATTGGGACGCTGCTCACCCGTTATGGCACGCCCGAACAGCTCAAGCGCCTGCCCGACATCCTCTCGGGCAAGACCCGCGTCGCCTATTGCCTGACGGAAGCCGAGGCCGGCTCCGATCTCTCCAATGTCCGCACCACCGCCCGCGAGACGGGCGACGGCTATGTCATCGATGGCGGCAAGCTCTGGATCCACAACGCCCCGGTCGCCGATCTCGGCTTCGTTCTCGCCTCGACCGATCCCGCTGCCGGCCATCGCGGCATGAGCATCTTCCTGGTCGATTTGCATGCGCCCGGCGTCTCGCGCGGGCCGAAGGAGCACAAGATGGGCCAGCGCGCGAGCCAGGTCGGCGCGCTGATCTTCGACGGCGTAACTGTGCCGCGCGAGGCGCTGCTCGGTCCGAAGGGGCGCGGCTTCCACATCATGATGAGCGTGCTGGAAAAGGGCCGCGTCGGCATCGCCTCGCTGGCGGTGGGCATCGCGCAGGCAGGGCTGGAGGCGGCGCTGGCCTATGCCCGCGACCGGCGCCAGTTCGGCAAGCCGATCCTCGACAATCAGGGCCTGCAATGGATGCTGGCCGACATGGCCAAGGACATCGCCGCCGCCCGCGCCCTCGTCGAGCGCGCCGCGCTGCTGATCGACCACGAGAAGCCCGCGACCTCCGCCTCCTCCATGGCGAAATGTTTCGCCAGCGACATGGCCGTGACGCAGACGGCCAATGCCGTGCAGATCTTCGGCGGCTCCGGCTATATCCGCGGCTTCGAGGTCGAGCGGCTCTATCGCGACGCCAAGATCACCCAGATCTACGAAGGCACCAACCAGATCCAGCGCACCATCATCGCGCGGGAATTGATCAAGACCGGGGCCTGA